In the Longimicrobiaceae bacterium genome, one interval contains:
- a CDS encoding GPW/gp25 family protein yields MTGESFGGTAVGWPLLPVPDAAGEVRWPAPDESVRQQVRVILLTRPGEQLNRPLYGAGLGNFLHEPNTLATRRAVRDRIRDSLARWEKRIVTDRIEVWEVPERPTQIRVEIAYRIRSTGAAGQMGLVMELEG; encoded by the coding sequence GTGACGGGCGAGAGCTTCGGCGGCACGGCGGTGGGGTGGCCGCTGCTGCCGGTGCCCGACGCCGCGGGCGAGGTGCGCTGGCCCGCGCCCGACGAGAGCGTGCGCCAGCAGGTCCGCGTGATCCTGCTCACCCGCCCGGGCGAGCAGCTGAACCGCCCGCTCTACGGTGCCGGGCTCGGGAACTTCCTCCACGAGCCCAACACCCTCGCAACGCGACGCGCCGTACGCGACCGCATCCGCGACTCGCTGGCGCGCTGGGAGAAGCGAATCGTGACCGACCGCATCGAGGTCTGGGAGGTGCCCGAGCGGCCGACGCAGATCCGGGTGGAGATCGCCTACCGGATCCGCAGCACCGGCGCGGCGGGGCAGATGGGGCTGGTCATGGAGCTGGAGGGTTAG